In Phycisphaerae bacterium RAS1, the genomic window TCGGGCAGCTCCTGCGGCGTCGGGCAAAGCACGTCGGCGCCGACTTCCTGCCAGAGTCCGTCGGCGCGGTTGAAAATGCCGCCGCTGGCGACGATGTTCATCGTCGGGCAGACGCCGACTTCGCGGATCATCTCGACCAGCCGGCGGGCGTTGGGCACGTCGTCCGGCTGGGCGCCGAAGATGACGAGGATATCCGGGCGCAGTTGCCCGATCAGGCTCAGGATTTCGTCGTGCGGGCCGCCGGCGCCGATGAAGAACACTTCCCATCCGTCAGCCTGCAGCAGGTCGGACGTGATCTGGCCGCCCAGCTCTTCGGATTCGCTGTCGGCGCAGGTCACGACGACGCGGCGACCGTTCGGCGGCGCCGCGGGCAGCCGCGCTTGAAGCTGGTCGCTGACGGTGCGGTTAATGAGGCAGGCGGCGTGTTCCGTGGCGTGGGACAGGCGGTCGCTGCGGAACAGGCGTTCGACGTGCTCCAGCGCCGGCCACACCACGTCGGCCAGCAGATTCCCGGCGGTCGCGCCGTCGTTGAGTGCGGCGGAGATCAGCTCGAAACACTCGCGCCGGCGTCCGGCCACGAGCGGCTCGAGGTAGCGCTGCAAAAGTGAATCGGGCATGAGCAGGCTCCCGGTGCAAGCGTGCCGCGTCCACGCGGCGCTTCGCCTGACAGCGGCAAAGCGATCGTTGAAACAGCCGG contains:
- a CDS encoding B12 binding domain protein — encoded protein: MPDSLLQRYLEPLVAGRRRECFELISAALNDGATAGNLLADVVWPALEHVERLFRSDRLSHATEHAACLINRTVSDQLQARLPAAPPNGRRVVVTCADSESEELGGQITSDLLQADGWEVFFIGAGGPHDEILSLIGQLRPDILVIFGAQPDDVPNARRLVEMIREVGVCPTMNIVASGGIFNRADGLWQEVGADVLCPTPQELPELLRDLPPREPTTVVRIGVVKRRRRKRKDTPASLATTAGAAR